In Ignavibacteria bacterium, a single window of DNA contains:
- a CDS encoding T9SS type A sorting domain-containing protein: MLKKSITVMAILAVAITLAYGFIQFNDDPYSDRAPVVRTNNSGTTADTITPVGFPYPTAFNFNYAGVGGMNAGTVGAMWFNGKYYFNRWNSTYIYRYNDNGPGGGPGTLSDSLTYVGNCRDLTTDGTFLYGGPATTVLYRLNPNTGATLKTFTLTGGSTRAIAWDPNRKGFWNTNFSGSIFFHDTTGVLRRTITSTLSGKYGMGWDSTSTPGQAFLWVWSQDFSIPTDTTNLLTKINITTGAVVNTYVININGVGIAGGAEVVAKGNQLLMLCNYQNYALVGYKLKDLAPAGYFNDFESYTVGQRLACQDSLNWTTWSISPCNTTEDPLISNAQSFSPTKSVVITQNNDLVKRFGNDTNGIHEVTFKFYIPTGKAGYWNTLANFAGSSSQWGMECYFDATATGNNGRLNGGSSTAVPFAYTHGAWQTVKLLVNLDVDSAKFLINGTMVHKWRWTAGASGTTVPKKISAADFFGATATDEMYVDNFSYSIGANWITGVNQIGNTVPVEYALSQNYPNPFNPTTKINFALPKSGLVTMKVYDILGKEVATLVNEVKNAGNYTVDFNASNLTSGVYFYKVSVNGFSEVKKMLLLK; this comes from the coding sequence ATGCTTAAAAAGAGCATTACAGTTATGGCTATCCTTGCGGTAGCAATTACATTAGCTTACGGTTTCATTCAGTTCAATGATGACCCGTATTCAGATAGAGCACCTGTCGTAAGGACGAATAACAGCGGTACTACGGCAGATACTATAACACCGGTTGGCTTCCCTTATCCGACAGCATTTAATTTCAATTATGCTGGCGTCGGCGGTATGAATGCAGGAACCGTTGGTGCTATGTGGTTCAATGGTAAATACTATTTCAATAGATGGAATAGTACTTATATTTACAGATATAATGATAATGGTCCCGGGGGTGGTCCCGGAACACTTTCTGATTCTTTAACTTATGTTGGAAACTGTCGTGACCTTACTACAGACGGTACTTTCCTTTATGGTGGTCCGGCAACAACAGTTTTGTATAGGTTAAACCCAAATACTGGAGCTACGCTTAAGACCTTTACACTTACTGGCGGTTCAACAAGAGCTATTGCATGGGATCCGAATAGAAAAGGTTTCTGGAATACAAACTTTTCCGGAAGCATTTTCTTTCATGATACAACTGGTGTCTTACGGAGAACTATAACATCTACTTTATCTGGTAAGTACGGCATGGGCTGGGATAGTACTTCAACACCCGGTCAGGCATTCTTATGGGTCTGGTCTCAGGATTTCTCTATTCCGACAGATACAACGAACTTACTTACCAAAATTAATATAACCACAGGTGCAGTTGTTAATACATACGTAATTAATATTAATGGTGTCGGTATTGCTGGCGGTGCCGAAGTAGTTGCTAAAGGCAATCAGTTACTTATGCTCTGCAACTATCAGAATTATGCTCTGGTTGGTTATAAACTTAAAGACCTTGCTCCGGCAGGATACTTCAATGACTTCGAAAGCTACACCGTTGGTCAGCGTCTGGCTTGTCAGGATTCTCTAAACTGGACGACTTGGAGCATCTCTCCGTGCAACACTACTGAAGATCCTCTTATTTCCAATGCTCAATCATTTAGTCCGACTAAGTCGGTTGTGATTACCCAGAACAACGACCTGGTAAAACGATTTGGAAATGATACGAATGGCATTCATGAGGTTACTTTCAAGTTCTACATACCGACAGGCAAAGCGGGTTATTGGAATACCTTGGCAAACTTCGCTGGCTCATCATCCCAATGGGGCATGGAGTGCTACTTTGATGCTACTGCCACCGGGAACAACGGAAGACTCAATGGAGGTTCATCAACTGCCGTACCGTTCGCATATACACACGGTGCATGGCAGACGGTGAAATTGTTGGTGAATCTGGATGTCGATTCGGCAAAGTTCCTCATCAATGGAACCATGGTTCATAAATGGCGTTGGACAGCCGGTGCAAGTGGCACAACAGTTCCTAAGAAAATTTCTGCTGCCGACTTCTTTGGAGCCACAGCAACGGATGAAATGTATGTTGATAACTTCTCTTACAGTATCGGCGCTAATTGGATAACCGGTGTTAATCAGATTGGTAATACAGTACCGGTGGAATACGCTTTGTCACAAAACTATCCAAACCCGTTCAACCCGACAACAAAGATTAACTTTGCACTTCCGAAATCAGGTCTTGTAACAATGAAGGTCTATGATATTCTCGGTAAAGAAGTTGCAACCTTAGTCAATGAAGTAAAGAACGCAGGTAATTACACTGTGGACTTCAACGCAAGCAATCTTACGAGCGGTGTTTACTTCTATAAAGTATCTGTAAACGGCTTTAGTGAAGTAAAGAAAATGTTACTACTCAAATAA
- a CDS encoding choice-of-anchor J domain-containing protein, which translates to MKKIFSTVLVVVVALGLTLGFIMDDPFGSKSPSSTTKQTGSNPVHVSYGTPVYTDNFDGANDTTALRTRGYKIYQNSVPLGITFWFQGNETVFPAYNGPTTGYVGANFNATSGAGQIDVWMITPKVTGGGIQAGDSLYFYSRTSTGSTWPDSIRVMYSTSDSTVSGTWTELGRFLVSAAGTWEKRGFRAPTASANGRFAIRYTVANGGPSGSNSNYIGIDALTIERSGTPPPTAAWTEQVSGITTTLYSVSAVNDDIAWACGASGKVLRTTNKGATWTNVSGNLPTSAPLYNIFAWDANVALATASPTAGNYIYRTSNGGANWTEVNFQAGGFGNGLWMTDANTAYHVGDPVGGNWTFLKSTNGGVNWTTWATVPTTQAGWNNALMIVGNNVWMGTNANYFMYSSNLGANWSQQTTTFTNQYSVWFNSETVGLAGYNALNLTTNGGTNWSALASPVATNTAGIAGTGTEWWVATQNTTVHYSSNNGAVWSTAYTAPDGLFYHLTKARTGNTIWAVRNNGKISRYGTPISGITVVSNEIPSSYSVSQNYPNPFNPTTKINFALPKSGLVTMKVYDILGKEVATLVNEVKNAGSYTVDFNASSLTSGMYFYKVSVNGFSEVKKMMLIK; encoded by the coding sequence ATGAAAAAAATCTTTTCAACCGTTTTAGTTGTTGTGGTCGCACTTGGTCTGACTCTCGGATTTATTATGGATGATCCGTTTGGAAGCAAGTCTCCATCTTCAACCACAAAACAAACTGGCAGTAATCCTGTACATGTGTCTTACGGCACACCCGTATATACCGATAACTTCGACGGTGCTAACGATACAACAGCACTTAGAACAAGAGGTTATAAAATCTATCAAAACTCTGTGCCGCTAGGCATTACATTCTGGTTCCAGGGCAATGAGACAGTATTTCCTGCATACAACGGTCCTACAACTGGATATGTTGGTGCAAATTTCAATGCTACGTCAGGTGCCGGTCAGATCGACGTCTGGATGATAACTCCAAAAGTTACAGGCGGCGGAATTCAGGCAGGTGACTCACTGTATTTCTATTCAAGAACATCAACAGGTAGCACATGGCCCGATTCAATCAGGGTAATGTATTCAACATCAGACTCGACTGTATCAGGTACATGGACAGAACTCGGTAGATTTTTAGTATCCGCAGCAGGAACTTGGGAAAAGAGAGGCTTCAGAGCACCAACAGCAAGTGCAAACGGTCGTTTTGCAATCAGATACACAGTAGCTAACGGTGGACCTTCTGGTTCAAACTCAAACTATATCGGTATTGATGCTTTAACTATCGAAAGAAGTGGAACTCCTCCGCCTACGGCAGCATGGACTGAGCAGGTTTCAGGTATAACTACTACACTTTATTCTGTTTCTGCAGTTAATGATGATATTGCTTGGGCTTGCGGTGCTTCTGGTAAAGTTCTTAGAACAACCAATAAAGGTGCAACTTGGACGAATGTGAGCGGAAACCTACCAACTTCTGCTCCTCTTTATAATATTTTTGCGTGGGATGCTAACGTTGCTTTAGCAACCGCTTCTCCAACAGCAGGAAATTATATCTATAGAACAAGTAACGGCGGTGCAAACTGGACTGAAGTTAATTTCCAGGCAGGTGGTTTCGGTAATGGTCTCTGGATGACTGATGCAAATACTGCTTATCATGTCGGTGACCCTGTCGGCGGTAACTGGACTTTCTTGAAATCTACAAACGGTGGTGTTAACTGGACAACTTGGGCAACAGTACCAACAACACAGGCAGGCTGGAATAATGCACTAATGATAGTTGGTAACAACGTTTGGATGGGTACAAATGCCAACTACTTTATGTATTCTTCAAATCTTGGTGCAAATTGGTCACAACAGACTACTACTTTCACTAACCAGTATTCAGTTTGGTTCAATAGCGAAACTGTTGGTTTAGCTGGTTATAATGCATTGAACCTCACCACAAATGGCGGAACAAACTGGTCAGCATTAGCTTCTCCGGTTGCAACAAACACAGCAGGTATTGCTGGAACAGGAACTGAATGGTGGGTTGCTACTCAGAACACAACTGTTCATTATTCTTCAAACAATGGTGCAGTTTGGTCAACAGCATATACTGCTCCTGACGGTTTATTTTATCATCTGACGAAAGCAAGAACTGGTAACACCATCTGGGCTGTCAGAAACAATGGAAAGATTTCAAGATATGGTACACCTATCTCCGGTATTACCGTTGTTAGTAATGAAATTCCTTCTTCATACTCTGTAAGTCAGAATTACCCAAATCCGTTCAACCCGACAACAAAGATTAACTTTGCTCTTCCGAAATCAGGTCTTGTTACAATGAAGGTCTATGACATTCTCGGTAAAGAAGTTGCAACCTTAGTCAATGAAGTAAAGAACGCTGGAAGTTACACAGTAGATTTCAACGCTAGCAGCCTTACAAGCGGAATGTATTTCTACAAAGTATCAGTAAACGGCTTCAGCGAAGTAAAGAAAATGATGTTAATCAAATAA
- a CDS encoding choice-of-anchor J domain-containing protein → MKKVFTTVLVLVVGLGLTAGFIMEDPFGSKNTNSADTRQIGNNPVHVSYGTPVYTDNFDGANDTTALRTRGYKIYQNSVPLGITFWFQGNETVFPAYNGPTTGYVGANFNATSGAGQIDVWMVTPKVTGGGIQAGDSLYFYSRTSTGSTWPDSIRVMYSTSDSTISGTWTELGRFLVSAAGTWEKRGFRAPSASANGRFAIRYTVANGGPSGSNSNYIGIDALTIERSGGAPPTLTYPTTICSYGPLPASPLGRWAHASAILGDTLYITGGYLDNATTGSTNVQRYNINTNTFSVGTPLPSALSGHSLVKAGDALYLMGGGSTVSTAGTLCYKYTPATGWTSIAPLPGGRSGHGAVNWGDSVIFVMGGPYSAPATTVYYYRIASNTWGTSSPNLLARRTAAYGIVGNKLFIMAGYNAAFTKNVQIGTIGANASTITWASGPNVPMSKTGSSRPGGVGLGNRFYFVTGEVSPAPGTCDSIFIFDADANSWLPTVLTGRGINGASSNYWEAVDAFVTGSNKGKILISGGSLTGATNPGLVTIQVDPCSVTNIGNLETPASYSLSQNFPNPFNPVTKISFALPKSGLVTMKVYDILGKEVATLVNEVKNAGSYTVDFNGSSLSSGMYFYKISVDGFNDVKKMMLLK, encoded by the coding sequence ATGAAAAAAGTCTTCACTACAGTCTTGGTATTAGTTGTAGGATTAGGGCTTACAGCCGGGTTTATTATGGAGGACCCGTTTGGAAGCAAAAATACTAATTCTGCTGATACGAGACAAATTGGTAATAACCCGGTGCACGTATCTTACGGCACACCCGTATATACCGATAACTTCGACGGTGCTAACGATACAACAGCACTTAGAACAAGAGGTTATAAAATCTATCAAAACTCTGTGCCGCTAGGCATTACATTCTGGTTCCAGGGCAATGAGACAGTATTTCCTGCATACAACGGTCCTACAACTGGATATGTTGGTGCAAATTTCAATGCTACGTCAGGTGCCGGTCAGATCGACGTCTGGATGGTAACTCCAAAAGTAACGGGCGGCGGAATTCAGGCAGGTGACTCACTGTATTTCTATTCAAGAACATCAACAGGTAGCACATGGCCCGATTCAATCAGGGTAATGTATTCAACATCAGACTCAACTATTTCCGGTACATGGACAGAACTCGGTAGATTTTTAGTATCCGCAGCAGGAACCTGGGAAAAGAGAGGATTCAGAGCACCTTCTGCAAGTGCTAATGGTAGATTTGCAATCAGATACACAGTAGCGAACGGCGGACCTTCTGGCTCAAACTCAAACTATATCGGTATTGATGCTCTTACTATAGAAAGAAGCGGTGGAGCACCTCCAACTTTGACGTATCCCACTACAATTTGCAGCTATGGTCCTCTTCCGGCTTCTCCATTAGGAAGATGGGCTCACGCAAGTGCTATTCTTGGTGATACTCTTTATATTACTGGAGGTTATCTTGATAATGCTACAACTGGTTCAACAAATGTACAAAGATATAATATTAATACAAACACCTTCTCAGTTGGTACTCCGCTTCCGTCAGCGTTATCCGGTCATTCTTTAGTTAAGGCTGGAGATGCTCTTTATCTAATGGGTGGCGGTTCAACAGTTAGTACCGCTGGTACTTTATGCTATAAATACACTCCGGCTACAGGCTGGACTTCTATTGCTCCTTTGCCCGGTGGTCGTTCTGGTCATGGTGCGGTCAACTGGGGTGACAGCGTAATTTTTGTTATGGGTGGACCTTATTCAGCTCCGGCTACAACAGTATATTATTACAGAATCGCATCCAATACATGGGGTACTTCTTCTCCTAATTTACTTGCGAGAAGAACAGCCGCCTACGGTATCGTCGGTAATAAGTTATTCATTATGGCTGGTTATAATGCTGCATTCACAAAGAACGTTCAAATAGGTACTATTGGTGCTAATGCTTCTACAATCACTTGGGCTTCTGGTCCTAATGTTCCGATGTCTAAAACTGGTTCCTCAAGACCGGGTGGTGTTGGACTTGGTAATAGATTCTACTTTGTAACCGGTGAAGTTTCTCCTGCGCCGGGTACGTGCGACAGTATATTTATCTTTGATGCTGATGCAAATTCATGGTTACCGACAGTTCTTACTGGAAGAGGTATCAATGGTGCTTCATCAAACTATTGGGAAGCAGTCGATGCTTTTGTTACTGGTTCAAATAAAGGAAAGATTCTAATTTCTGGCGGTTCCCTTACAGGTGCAACTAATCCTGGACTTGTTACTATACAGGTTGACCCGTGTTCAGTTACTAATATTGGTAACCTCGAAACACCCGCAAGCTATTCATTATCTCAGAACTTCCCGAATCCGTTCAACCCGGTTACTAAGATTAGCTTCGCACTTCCGAAGTCTGGACTTGTTACAATGAAAGTCTATGATATCCTCGGTAAAGAAGTAGCTACACTCGTTAATGAAGTCAAAAACGCAGGCAGTTACACAGTCGATTTCAACGGAAGCAGCTTATCAAGCGGTATGTATTTCTATAAGATTTCTGTTGATGGATTCAACGATGTTAAGAAAATGATGCTTCTCAAATAA
- a CDS encoding choice-of-anchor J domain-containing protein, translating to MKKLFSLVLFLVVGFGLSLGFIIEDPFGSKNTNSADTRQIGNNPVHVSYGTPVYTDNFDGANDTTALRTRGYKIYQNSVPLGITFWFQGNETVFPAYNGPTTGYVGANFNATSGAGQIDVWMVTPKVTGGMLAGDSLYFYSRTSTGSTWPDSIRVMYSTSDSTISGTWTELGRFLVSAAGTWEKRGFRAPSASANGRFAIRYTVANGGPSGSNSNYIGIDALTIERSGTPPPAFSLPDLIYYRFENNPAANLTPNFAIPGAGTNPAPLTTLTLTSGGQFDSCLSGTATTSAKIMTGYNLSTGTSSFTISMWLGNLGTPSTTRYLFGDMGHSFRCFVGGVAPSGGALLRGTGVTDVQIPNIIPGPNVIHIVYDSASTSVKIYKNGVLENTVVQANPWNFTSGTGFSVGGYSSSAGIDGLMDEFRFYKRGLDSAEIANTWNLDLGVVTAVTPVVSNVPDKYSLSQNYPNPFNPATKINFAIPKSGLVTLKIYDILGREVSTLVNEVKNAGTYMVDFNANNLSSGMYFYKVSVNGFTDVKKMMLIK from the coding sequence ATGAAAAAACTCTTCTCACTCGTTTTATTTTTAGTTGTTGGATTTGGACTTTCACTCGGATTTATTATAGAAGACCCGTTTGGAAGCAAAAATACTAATTCTGCTGATACGAGACAAATTGGTAATAACCCGGTGCACGTATCTTACGGCACACCCGTATATACCGATAACTTCGACGGTGCTAACGATACAACAGCACTTAGAACAAGAGGTTATAAAATCTATCAAAACTCTGTGCCGCTAGGCATTACATTCTGGTTCCAGGGCAATGAGACAGTATTTCCTGCATACAACGGTCCTACAACTGGATATGTTGGTGCAAATTTCAATGCTACGTCAGGTGCCGGTCAGATCGACGTCTGGATGGTAACTCCAAAAGTAACAGGCGGAATGCTTGCCGGAGATTCACTGTATTTCTATTCAAGAACATCAACAGGTAGCACATGGCCCGATTCAATCAGAGTAATGTATTCAACATCAGACTCAACCATTTCAGGTACATGGACAGAACTCGGTAGATTTTTAGTATCCGCAGCAGGAACCTGGGAAAAGAGAGGATTCAGAGCACCTTCTGCAAGTGCAAACGGTAGATTTGCAATCAGATACACAGTAGCAAATGGCGGACCATCAGGCTCAAACTCAAACTATATCGGTATTGATGCTCTTACTATAGAAAGAAGTGGTACGCCTCCTCCAGCTTTTTCACTGCCTGACTTAATCTATTATAGATTTGAAAATAATCCCGCAGCAAATTTGACACCTAACTTTGCTATCCCGGGCGCTGGAACAAATCCTGCCCCCCTTACTACTTTAACTCTTACTTCCGGTGGTCAGTTTGATAGCTGCTTATCAGGTACTGCTACTACAAGTGCTAAAATTATGACTGGTTATAATTTATCAACAGGTACAAGTAGTTTTACTATTAGTATGTGGCTTGGCAACCTCGGTACACCGTCAACAACGAGATATCTGTTCGGTGATATGGGTCATTCATTCCGCTGCTTTGTAGGCGGTGTTGCCCCTTCTGGTGGTGCACTTCTTAGAGGTACAGGTGTCACAGATGTTCAGATTCCAAATATCATCCCGGGACCAAACGTCATACACATTGTCTATGATTCTGCATCAACAAGCGTTAAAATCTATAAAAATGGTGTCCTTGAAAATACTGTTGTTCAAGCAAATCCATGGAATTTTACATCCGGTACAGGATTCTCTGTCGGTGGTTATTCATCCTCAGCCGGTATTGACGGCTTAATGGACGAATTCAGATTCTACAAAAGAGGCTTAGATTCTGCTGAAATTGCTAACACTTGGAATCTTGACCTCGGTGTCGTTACAGCTGTTACTCCCGTCGTTTCAAACGTTCCTGATAAATATTCTTTGTCTCAGAACTATCCTAATCCGTTCAACCCTGCTACAAAGATTAATTTTGCTATTCCGAAATCTGGTCTGGTAACATTAAAAATCTATGATATTCTCGGTAGGGAAGTTTCAACCCTCGTCAATGAGGTTAAAAACGCAGGTACTTATATGGTGGACTTCAACGCTAACAATCTCTCAAGCGGTATGTACTTCTACAAAGTTTCTGTGAACGGCTTTACTGATGTTAAGAAAATGATGTTAATCAAATAA
- a CDS encoding metallophosphoesterase, whose protein sequence is MKRLIISLFVFVISINCYSQDSTLHFIAIGDWGRQGNHLQKETAETMGNYAESFPVKFIVSTGDNFYEYGIKSVEDSLIKLSFDDIYTATSLQVPWYITFGNHDYGYSANAQIELSKFNIRWKFPSSYYSIDEELADGTRIQFLFVDTNPFIEKYRIKTDKNSDWHNSADQLYEADWQQQLKWLESSLKNCDADWKIVIGHHPVLSGGKHGSIKEINKYFKPLFEKYGVQMYICGHDHDIQFLKENSVNYFVSGAGSELRKTNLIEQSVFARSIIPFCQQEFTAVKRL, encoded by the coding sequence TTGAAAAGACTTATAATCTCATTATTCGTTTTTGTTATTTCAATTAATTGCTACTCTCAGGATAGTACCCTCCATTTCATTGCCATAGGTGACTGGGGTAGGCAGGGGAATCATCTGCAGAAAGAAACTGCTGAAACTATGGGAAATTATGCCGAATCATTTCCGGTAAAATTTATTGTTTCCACAGGCGATAACTTTTATGAATATGGAATTAAATCCGTTGAGGATTCTCTTATCAAATTAAGCTTTGACGATATTTATACTGCTACCTCTCTGCAGGTGCCATGGTATATAACTTTTGGAAATCATGATTACGGATATAGTGCCAATGCACAAATTGAATTATCTAAGTTTAATATAAGATGGAAATTCCCCTCAAGCTATTATTCTATTGATGAAGAACTTGCAGATGGTACAAGAATTCAATTCCTTTTCGTCGATACTAACCCTTTCATTGAAAAATACAGAATTAAAACAGATAAAAACTCCGACTGGCATAATTCAGCAGACCAGCTATACGAAGCAGATTGGCAGCAGCAATTGAAATGGCTCGAATCAAGCCTGAAAAACTGTGACGCCGACTGGAAAATAGTCATCGGACACCACCCTGTCCTTTCAGGCGGCAAACACGGTAGTATTAAAGAAATTAATAAGTATTTCAAACCGTTATTTGAAAAATATGGTGTGCAAATGTATATTTGCGGTCATGACCACGATATTCAGTTCCTCAAAGAAAACAGCGTGAATTATTTCGTCAGCGGAGCAGGCTCCGAACTGCGTAAAACTAATTTAATCGAACAATCAGTGTTTGCCCGGAGTATAATTCCTTTCTGTCAGCAAGAATTTACAGCGGTAAAGCGGTTATGA
- a CDS encoding S8 family serine peptidase, translating to MLHKLLKLISVFLFCLLVVFIPRESNTFEWNRNSSYVKNKVFIKTKKELGVSEATGKISTITGIPSLDALNSKYKVSKIRRVFEINNGDVQLYQKLEMAKIYVVHFESDADSYNAADDYAKDLNVEYAEPVFTGIAAGEKESVISMFPNDTYFSLQWYLDNKGNIKPSSGGVTKVGEDINIVKAWDVETGSNDVIIAILDSGIEDESSDLKGRLWINKDEIPNNNIDDDRNGYVDDYKGWDFAYDDNSNGDGFGHGTNIASVIGANTNNSFGFSGINTNSKLMNCKNLSDNNSGEYEWWAQSIKYAVDNGAKIINMSEGGDDYSKVLKTAVDYAVNKGIVLVASMMNKGDGRKYYPASFDGVMAVGATDTDGKRCKRFSWGGGSCWGKHISVVAPGNKIYGVDYENPFNFDSYWSGTSQSTAIVSGLASLLLSQDMNRTGSEIKTIIKETAVDGLGDPSEDKSGFDIYYGYGRVDFFLALTYNDEFTRTKVNEENMKEDVKRENVTKEPVEKYDGNDDGGAKAVKKQKKENRNNNNSNPDKPARKK from the coding sequence ATGTTACATAAATTATTAAAATTAATATCGGTATTTTTATTCTGTTTATTAGTGGTCTTTATTCCACGAGAATCCAATACTTTTGAATGGAACAGAAATTCATCGTACGTAAAAAATAAGGTTTTTATTAAAACTAAAAAAGAACTCGGTGTTTCCGAAGCCACTGGTAAAATTTCCACCATTACCGGTATTCCATCCCTCGATGCTCTGAACTCCAAATACAAAGTAAGTAAAATCCGTCGTGTATTTGAGATTAACAACGGTGATGTTCAGCTTTATCAAAAACTTGAAATGGCTAAAATATACGTAGTTCATTTCGAATCAGACGCAGATTCTTACAATGCTGCCGATGACTATGCAAAAGACTTAAACGTTGAATATGCTGAACCCGTCTTCACGGGTATAGCTGCGGGTGAAAAAGAAAGTGTAATCAGCATGTTTCCCAATGATACTTATTTCTCGCTTCAATGGTATCTTGACAATAAGGGAAACATTAAACCAAGCTCTGGCGGTGTTACAAAAGTTGGTGAAGATATTAATATCGTAAAAGCTTGGGATGTTGAAACTGGTAGCAACGACGTCATTATCGCTATTCTCGATTCCGGTATTGAAGACGAAAGCTCTGACTTAAAAGGCAGGTTATGGATTAATAAAGATGAAATCCCTAATAACAATATTGACGACGACAGAAACGGATACGTTGATGATTATAAAGGTTGGGACTTTGCTTATGATGATAATTCCAACGGCGATGGTTTCGGGCACGGAACAAACATAGCAAGTGTTATTGGAGCAAATACAAATAATTCATTCGGCTTCTCAGGTATTAACACTAACAGTAAATTGATGAACTGTAAAAATCTTAGCGACAACAATTCAGGCGAATACGAATGGTGGGCTCAATCCATTAAATACGCTGTCGATAACGGTGCTAAGATTATCAATATGAGCGAAGGGGGTGATGATTACTCAAAAGTGCTGAAAACAGCCGTTGATTACGCAGTTAATAAAGGTATTGTTCTCGTTGCTTCTATGATGAATAAAGGTGATGGAAGGAAATACTATCCCGCAAGTTTTGACGGTGTGATGGCTGTCGGTGCAACCGATACTGACGGAAAAAGATGCAAAAGATTTTCATGGGGCGGGGGAAGCTGCTGGGGAAAACATATTTCAGTCGTCGCTCCGGGTAATAAAATTTACGGTGTTGATTATGAAAATCCATTCAACTTCGATTCGTACTGGAGCGGTACATCACAATCAACTGCAATCGTCAGCGGACTCGCTTCTCTACTTCTATCTCAGGACATGAACCGAACTGGCTCTGAAATTAAAACTATTATTAAAGAAACTGCTGTTGATGGATTAGGTGACCCGTCAGAAGATAAAAGTGGTTTCGATATTTACTATGGTTACGGCAGAGTCGATTTCTTCCTTGCTCTAACGTACAACGATGAGTTTACAAGAACAAAAGTTAATGAAGAAAACATGAAAGAGGATGTAAAGAGGGAAAATGTGACAAAGGAACCTGTCGAAAAGTACGATGGCAATGATGATGGAGGCGCAAAAGCAGTAAAGAAACAGAAAAAAGAGAATAGAAATAATAATAATAGCAATCCAGACAAACCAGCACGTAAGAAATAG
- a CDS encoding biotin--[acetyl-CoA-carboxylase] ligase: protein MIDYSNLDLIGVKRVFYFDSIDSTNTFAKSCKDEDDLLIIAEHQSAGRGRLDRSWNSEKSKNITISLVKSFDIQSPHLVNFYTSYIVLRSLKEYISKQVDDPANVFSLKWPNDIMLNGKKVGGILSELIDINEIPQKYIIGIGINVNQETFNDELSHKAVSLKSFFKKDFNLNEIIPCLVNQFYNDLILLERKDILMELWRLNSCMINRKVKFLRTDLNQEIEGLVIDVCDDGGIKIKTSENINSKIFSTFYTGEISFIY from the coding sequence ATGATTGATTATTCAAATCTTGATTTAATTGGTGTTAAAAGAGTATTCTATTTTGATTCAATCGATTCTACAAACACTTTTGCTAAATCATGTAAGGATGAGGATGACTTGCTCATTATCGCAGAGCACCAGTCAGCCGGAAGGGGTAGACTCGATAGATCCTGGAATTCAGAAAAAAGCAAAAACATAACGATCTCTCTTGTAAAAAGTTTTGACATTCAGTCTCCTCACCTTGTAAATTTTTACACTTCATATATTGTTCTAAGGTCTCTTAAAGAATACATAAGTAAGCAAGTAGATGACCCTGCAAATGTTTTTTCACTGAAGTGGCCGAATGATATTATGCTGAACGGTAAAAAAGTTGGAGGTATTCTATCTGAATTAATCGATATAAACGAAATCCCACAAAAATATATTATAGGAATCGGCATTAATGTTAATCAGGAAACCTTTAACGATGAACTCTCACACAAAGCAGTTTCTCTCAAAAGCTTTTTTAAAAAGGATTTTAACTTAAATGAAATAATTCCCTGTTTAGTAAATCAGTTTTACAATGATCTGATCTTGCTCGAACGAAAAGACATTCTTATGGAACTGTGGCGGCTCAATTCCTGCATGATTAACAGAAAAGTGAAGTTTTTAAGAACAGATTTAAATCAAGAAATCGAAGGACTAGTAATCGATGTCTGTGACGACGGCGGAATTAAGATAAAAACATCTGAAAATATCAACTCAAAAATTTTTTCCACTTTCTATACTGGTGAAATAAGTTTCATTTATTAG
- a CDS encoding NADH-quinone oxidoreductase subunit A, giving the protein MIVSIGFVAIAVTAGKIVGPRYPSKGKESIYECGEDTVGDTWIRFNIRYYVVALIFIIFDVEIIFLFPWAVVFKDMGLIAFIEMAIFLFILIVGFIYAYAKGDLYWDKPQPVVPKLDRQIFKSEI; this is encoded by the coding sequence ATGATTGTATCGATTGGATTTGTTGCAATCGCTGTTACCGCCGGCAAAATTGTCGGTCCTCGGTATCCCTCCAAAGGGAAAGAATCCATCTACGAATGCGGTGAAGATACCGTTGGTGATACATGGATACGGTTTAATATTCGATACTACGTCGTCGCTCTGATTTTCATAATCTTTGACGTTGAAATCATTTTCCTCTTCCCCTGGGCTGTTGTCTTTAAAGATATGGGATTGATTGCTTTTATTGAGATGGCAATTTTCCTGTTTATTCTAATAGTTGGATTCATATATGCTTACGCTAAAGGAGACCTCTACTGGGATAAACCTCAGCCGGTAGTTCCAAAACTCGATAGACAAATTTTTAAAAGCGAAATCTAA